In a genomic window of Virgibacillus sp. SK37:
- the cydC gene encoding thiol reductant ABC exporter subunit CydC translates to MNDLAIVTKLMFKEKRDIVLSIVLGFVAGLATVFLFAASGYLISKAALSAPIYALALLIASVKMLSFIRAFSKYGERYFSHRATFTVLSNLRVSFFEKLEPLAPGIFQKYRSGDLLSRIVGDVESLQNYFLRVFYPPIVLVLVFLSTILFTSFFSFFAAILLFVGLILTTFVIPGLFALKQRKIDSHVRTQRGYLSTEVAEFLHGFRDLKIYQKLQGKEQMLEESSDTYINQQETENKAILFSQSVNIFVTLFITWSILAMGAYFIGVGELDGIFLAMLVMISITVFEDASPMAIFPIYFNDTKRAANRLFSVVSDTETEQHKSGLQEGELNEVPNIEMRNVQFLFPGDLRKTLADINLSLPAGSKTAIVGASGSGKSTVMQLLLNIYAVEEGEICFDNIPLTQVKQESIWEKANVVLQSNHFFYGTIRDNLLLANASLVDKELQEVLEKVHLGSFDLEDPVYERGENLSGGEKQRLAIARSLLKNKGLWFLDEPTSSIDAITEKKIYNHIFQQAKHDTLVLISHRLIGMENMDQIIVMDHGQIVECGTYEELMQMKGYFYQMKEIEKNLL, encoded by the coding sequence ATGAATGATTTAGCCATTGTTACCAAGCTGATGTTTAAGGAAAAAAGAGATATCGTATTATCCATTGTATTGGGATTTGTTGCTGGCTTAGCGACTGTTTTCCTTTTTGCAGCAAGTGGTTATCTGATTTCCAAAGCAGCTTTGTCTGCTCCTATCTATGCACTTGCTTTATTGATTGCTTCCGTAAAAATGCTCAGCTTCATACGTGCATTCAGTAAATATGGGGAGAGGTACTTTTCACACCGGGCAACCTTCACTGTTTTAAGTAATTTGAGGGTATCTTTCTTTGAGAAATTGGAGCCACTAGCACCAGGTATTTTCCAAAAATATCGCAGTGGAGATCTTCTTTCGAGAATAGTAGGCGATGTTGAAAGTCTGCAAAATTACTTTTTACGCGTGTTTTATCCACCAATCGTTCTTGTTTTGGTATTTTTAAGTACCATCCTGTTTACGTCATTTTTCTCATTCTTTGCGGCGATCCTGTTATTTGTCGGATTAATTTTGACAACATTTGTAATTCCTGGTCTGTTTGCTTTAAAACAGCGAAAAATAGATTCCCATGTCAGAACACAGCGAGGGTATCTTTCGACAGAGGTTGCAGAATTTCTCCATGGTTTTCGTGATTTAAAAATTTATCAAAAATTGCAAGGTAAAGAGCAAATGCTTGAGGAGTCTTCAGACACGTATATTAACCAACAGGAGACGGAAAATAAAGCAATTCTCTTTAGCCAATCAGTGAATATATTCGTAACTCTCTTTATTACATGGTCTATTCTTGCTATGGGGGCTTATTTTATTGGAGTGGGTGAACTGGATGGGATCTTCCTGGCGATGCTTGTTATGATCTCCATTACTGTGTTCGAAGATGCTTCACCAATGGCCATATTCCCTATCTATTTTAATGATACGAAACGAGCTGCAAACCGACTATTCTCTGTAGTTAGTGATACGGAGACGGAACAACATAAAAGTGGCTTACAGGAAGGCGAATTAAATGAGGTACCCAATATAGAGATGCGAAATGTCCAATTTTTGTTTCCGGGGGATCTGCGGAAAACACTGGCGGATATTAATCTAAGTCTTCCTGCTGGTTCTAAAACAGCTATTGTTGGTGCAAGTGGTTCTGGTAAATCAACTGTCATGCAATTACTGTTGAATATATACGCTGTAGAGGAAGGGGAAATATGCTTTGACAATATACCTCTAACTCAAGTAAAGCAAGAATCGATTTGGGAGAAAGCCAATGTGGTACTACAATCCAACCACTTTTTCTATGGAACAATCCGAGATAATCTGTTGCTAGCGAACGCTTCATTAGTTGATAAAGAGCTTCAGGAAGTTCTGGAAAAAGTTCACCTCGGTTCGTTTGACCTGGAGGACCCTGTCTATGAAAGAGGGGAAAACCTGTCGGGCGGGGAGAAGCAACGTTTAGCCATAGCAAGATCATTATTGAAAAATAAAGGATTATGGTTCCTCGACGAACCTACGTCCTCCATTGATGCCATAACGGAGAAAAAGATTTACAACCATATTTTCCAACAGGCTAAGCATGATACGCTTGTGCTGATTAGCCATCGTTTAATAGGAATGGAAAATATGGATCAAATTATTGTCATGGATCACGGCCAAATCGTAGAATGTGGCACGTATGAAGAACTTATGCAAATGAAAGGTTACTTCTATCAAATGAAAGAAATAGAGAAAAATTTGCTTTAA
- a CDS encoding 2Fe-2S iron-sulfur cluster-binding protein yields the protein MPSITFYNGTSLLKKVEAIKGRTILETAKQGRVALRHKCGGKASCLTCKVTIANQSAVSAPEPKEARKLGESNLEKGLRLSCQTRVYGDIEAVIPEDPYKARIRALLEQARQE from the coding sequence ATGCCTAGTATTACTTTTTATAATGGAACTAGCCTACTTAAAAAGGTAGAAGCAATAAAAGGCAGAACCATACTTGAAACAGCCAAACAAGGAAGGGTAGCCTTACGCCATAAATGCGGTGGTAAAGCCTCCTGTCTGACCTGCAAAGTTACCATCGCCAATCAATCTGCAGTATCAGCACCTGAACCGAAAGAAGCACGGAAGTTGGGAGAGAGCAATCTCGAAAAAGGCCTTCGTTTAAGCTGCCAAACTCGTGTGTATGGTGATATAGAGGCAGTTATTCCGGAAGATCCATATAAAGCTAGGATTCGAGCATTACTGGAACAAGCAAGACAGGAATGA
- a CDS encoding cytochrome d ubiquinol oxidase subunit II, which produces MTYEIIGITVLWLFLYGYLIVASIDFGAGFFSYYAKKTKKDHIINQLISRYLSPVWEVTNVFFVFFFVGIVGFFPDTAFYYGTALLVPGSIAIILLAIRGSFYAFESYGSKQSNVYMFLYGATGLLIPASLSTALTLSEGGFITETNGEITMNYLKLFTSPYSWSVVFLAIVSVLYISATFLTFYASRANDTEALKLVRKYALFWGTPTIIAALTTFIALGQHNQRHYDRMLDLWWVFGLSMGFFMISLGLIYIGKYYGLAFISVMLQFFFAFFGYGASHLPYILDPYITIYENATHQSTGIALIIVFIAGLFLLVPSLILLMKLFLFNADYVKGKK; this is translated from the coding sequence ATGACATATGAAATAATTGGTATTACTGTATTGTGGTTATTCCTATACGGATATTTGATTGTTGCTTCGATTGATTTTGGAGCAGGTTTCTTTTCCTACTATGCGAAGAAAACAAAGAAAGATCATATTATTAATCAATTAATTTCCCGTTACCTTTCTCCTGTTTGGGAAGTTACAAATGTGTTTTTTGTGTTTTTCTTTGTTGGGATTGTCGGCTTTTTCCCTGATACAGCTTTCTATTATGGCACAGCATTACTCGTGCCGGGGAGCATTGCGATAATTTTGCTGGCAATCAGAGGTTCTTTTTATGCGTTTGAAAGCTATGGTTCAAAACAAAGTAATGTATATATGTTCTTGTATGGGGCAACGGGGTTATTAATCCCTGCGTCCCTTTCTACAGCATTAACACTCTCTGAAGGTGGTTTTATTACAGAAACAAATGGTGAGATAACTATGAATTATCTCAAGCTATTTACGAGCCCGTATTCTTGGAGTGTAGTATTTCTGGCAATTGTATCTGTGTTGTATATAAGTGCTACCTTTTTAACATTTTATGCATCTAGAGCAAATGATACTGAGGCGTTAAAGCTCGTTCGAAAATATGCATTATTTTGGGGAACACCGACAATTATTGCAGCATTGACTACTTTTATTGCTTTAGGGCAACATAATCAAAGACATTATGATCGTATGCTGGATCTTTGGTGGGTTTTCGGTCTTTCTATGGGATTCTTCATGATCTCACTTGGATTGATTTATATTGGGAAGTATTATGGATTGGCATTTATTAGTGTTATGCTACAGTTTTTCTTTGCTTTCTTCGGCTATGGTGCAAGCCATTTGCCGTACATTCTAGATCCATATATCACAATCTATGAGAATGCAACCCATCAATCAACAGGAATTGCCCTGATTATCGTATTTATTGCTGGCCTATTTCTATTAGTACCTTCTTTAATTCTATTAATGAAGCTTTTCTTGTTCAACGCAGATTATGTCAAAGGGAAGAAATAA
- a CDS encoding GNAT family N-acetyltransferase, producing the protein MKQITFKNIQKIGDTVYENERYIHVHDSELTLRYDSNYIEFKHMPTLAEFDQAAAYLREYHLVRNQHHMKFYFPENEELPGELAHHLKEQSYEIGFMELYAINPMQFPRQTQHNSMIAIKEVSEENLEVYMDLQYEQEAVNGVDFAKQKIQVHQDNFLSENVKQLLAYFQNEPAGSLDLILTDTTVEIDGFNVREQFQKKGIGSMLQQYVMDMYKDKTVILVADGEDTPREMYRRQNYNCLGFQYEAQKF; encoded by the coding sequence ATGAAGCAAATTACATTTAAAAATATACAAAAAATTGGAGACACCGTATATGAAAATGAACGTTATATCCATGTTCATGATTCGGAACTGACCTTAAGGTATGATAGTAATTATATCGAATTTAAACATATGCCCACATTAGCTGAGTTTGACCAAGCGGCTGCTTATCTAAGGGAATATCACCTTGTGCGCAACCAGCACCATATGAAGTTTTATTTTCCGGAAAATGAGGAGCTCCCCGGAGAGCTGGCTCATCACCTCAAGGAGCAGAGCTATGAGATAGGTTTTATGGAGCTATATGCCATCAATCCTATGCAATTTCCACGGCAAACTCAACATAACTCCATGATTGCAATTAAAGAAGTATCGGAAGAAAATCTGGAAGTGTACATGGATCTGCAATATGAGCAGGAAGCAGTAAATGGCGTTGATTTTGCTAAGCAGAAGATACAGGTACACCAAGACAATTTTCTTTCTGAAAATGTGAAACAACTCCTTGCTTATTTTCAAAATGAGCCAGCAGGATCTCTTGATCTCATACTAACAGACACTACAGTAGAAATAGATGGATTTAACGTGCGCGAACAGTTCCAAAAAAAGGGGATTGGCAGCATGCTACAGCAATATGTTATGGATATGTATAAAGATAAAACTGTCATTTTGGTTGCCGATGGAGAAGATACCCCACGGGAAATGTATAGAAGACAAAATTATAATTGTCTTGGTTTTCAATATGAAGCACAAAAGTTTTAA
- a CDS encoding ABC transporter permease subunit: MKYFRMIFFYILGIISILIISVLPNYFSSLGSPEAPGFLKQITDILVTFVNPDSWLYAVEGSPGKFSVLDVLWEPFLYSAKILVGALLLGVGLAFILAFSANFLPKHILQPIKRILDFLESIPDLVFATLLQFLVIYVYKKSGVHLFAVAGYMEDKVYLAPILTLAILPMVTLFKLFLLLIEEEFMKDYVAFLKSKGISSIAILMKHVLKNIMPSSFYHMKLVIWATLSSQFIIERVFNVHGLTFFLMESFTPMTIAFSLILIFTPFYFFFQLMDLWLGNGEASSSQFNFVKAMKQARRGSFAEWMNYVRHQLLYQMRNVGSSSKRVSKQLFRLVTSHLKNWKFALGVSFFIVLIGYSFLYSTITDNRVEQATILYEEDGVTIRSTPPHPPSEAFLFGSTELGFSIADQLIIGAKYTLIFGLLIAFLRVLGGLLFGIVFAFSLPYRFQKAIEKLTDSIHFLPLSLIAYILLRPILMPTQSGFAYSFTERIILEITILTVMVIPLTMVLTGKEMNRLLQFEFIASAKILGGGSFHLFWRHILPHMGPRLTILFGQQFIQVLLVFIHLGVFNLFFGGTKLSFDPMMGDPPSSISYEWSGMIGAVARGSISSGHYWYLWTLVAFVLSIFAMQLIIQGVKEVQQIKVGVIFKVKKVKKKDAAKTNMQNTVFSKKDFKQIGRREA; this comes from the coding sequence ATGAAATATTTTCGAATGATTTTCTTTTATATCCTTGGTATTATTTCTATTCTAATTATTAGTGTGCTACCAAATTATTTTTCTAGTTTAGGATCCCCGGAGGCGCCAGGTTTTTTAAAACAAATAACTGATATCTTAGTCACCTTCGTGAACCCTGATAGCTGGCTATATGCTGTGGAGGGGTCTCCTGGGAAATTTTCAGTTCTTGATGTTCTTTGGGAGCCATTTCTGTATTCGGCAAAAATCTTGGTTGGAGCGCTCCTTTTAGGAGTCGGACTTGCATTTATTTTAGCCTTTTCTGCAAATTTTCTACCGAAACATATATTGCAACCAATAAAGCGCATCCTTGACTTCTTGGAATCTATACCAGATCTTGTTTTTGCTACGCTTTTACAGTTCTTGGTGATCTATGTCTATAAAAAAAGTGGTGTTCATCTGTTTGCAGTTGCTGGTTATATGGAAGATAAGGTTTACCTTGCACCAATTTTAACTCTGGCTATTCTGCCAATGGTGACCTTGTTTAAGCTTTTTTTACTATTAATAGAAGAGGAATTTATGAAGGATTACGTTGCTTTTCTCAAGAGTAAGGGGATTTCCAGTATAGCAATATTAATGAAACATGTATTGAAAAATATTATGCCAAGCTCTTTTTATCATATGAAGTTAGTAATTTGGGCAACACTTTCCAGTCAATTCATTATAGAGCGTGTATTTAATGTTCATGGGTTAACATTCTTTCTCATGGAAAGCTTTACTCCAATGACCATTGCTTTTTCTCTGATTCTTATCTTTACACCATTCTACTTCTTTTTTCAGCTCATGGATTTATGGCTGGGGAACGGAGAAGCTTCTTCCAGTCAGTTTAATTTTGTAAAAGCTATGAAACAAGCAAGGCGAGGAAGTTTTGCCGAATGGATGAACTATGTTAGGCATCAACTCTTATATCAAATGAGAAATGTGGGTAGTTCTTCCAAAAGAGTGAGCAAGCAATTGTTTCGTCTTGTTACATCTCATTTGAAAAATTGGAAGTTTGCTCTAGGTGTCTCTTTTTTTATTGTACTTATTGGCTATAGCTTTCTCTATTCCACGATTACGGACAACCGTGTGGAGCAGGCAACAATATTATATGAAGAAGATGGTGTAACGATACGAAGTACACCTCCGCATCCACCATCAGAAGCTTTTCTGTTTGGCTCTACTGAACTTGGTTTCAGTATTGCAGATCAACTTATTATTGGTGCAAAGTATACGCTAATTTTTGGACTTCTGATTGCTTTTCTCCGAGTGCTTGGAGGATTATTGTTTGGAATTGTGTTTGCTTTCTCCCTGCCTTATCGATTTCAAAAGGCAATAGAGAAATTAACAGATTCTATTCATTTTTTACCATTAAGTTTAATTGCGTATATCTTACTCCGCCCAATTTTAATGCCAACACAATCAGGTTTTGCGTACTCCTTTACGGAACGAATTATTTTGGAAATAACGATATTAACTGTAATGGTTATTCCCTTGACAATGGTACTCACAGGTAAAGAGATGAATCGTCTTCTGCAGTTTGAGTTTATTGCAAGTGCGAAAATTTTGGGAGGAGGTAGTTTTCATTTGTTCTGGAGGCACATTCTTCCACATATGGGTCCGCGATTAACTATTTTGTTTGGCCAACAATTTATCCAGGTATTGTTAGTATTTATTCATCTTGGGGTTTTTAATCTATTCTTTGGAGGTACGAAGTTGTCCTTCGATCCAATGATGGGGGACCCACCCAGTTCAATTAGTTATGAGTGGTCTGGTATGATCGGTGCTGTAGCCAGAGGTTCTATTTCTTCTGGGCATTATTGGTACTTGTGGACACTAGTTGCATTTGTTTTATCTATTTTTGCAATGCAACTGATTATTCAGGGTGTCAAGGAAGTTCAACAAATAAAAGTTGGAGTTATCTTTAAGGTTAAAAAAGTTAAAAAGAAGGACGCTGCCAAAACAAACATGCAAAACACAGTCTTTTCAAAGAAAGATTTCAAGCAAATAGGAAGAAGAGAAGCATAA
- a CDS encoding cytochrome ubiquinol oxidase subunit I — protein sequence MFDMDPVLMSRLLTTMTLLFHIIFATLGVGVPLFISIAEFIGIKKKDPHYLMMARRWARGFVITVAIGVVTGTAIGLQLSLLWPNFMQVAGNVISLPLFMEVFAFFFEAIFLGIYLYTWDRFKNQMIHWAFSLPVIIGGGMSAVFITTVNAFMNTPEGFTTGQDGFVTINPIQAMLNPATPTKVFHVLASSYVTVAAILATIAAFSLLKKKSSEYHKKALKLTMTATFIFAILTAIAGDMSAKFLAQEQPEKLAAAEWHFQTEEGADLILFGWLNEQDMPVGAIRLPGLLSFLAHGDFSSEVTGLEEIPEDERPPLWIHYMFDLMVSIGMALVLIPLLYLILMKTKKWNEHHKWMLRLIVLGGPLAMLSIEFGWIYAEEGRQPWILRGFMKVEEAATTSPYVGLMFIFFFLLYATLATVGIIVLRKLFRNNPVEVELEKKYPSIEKGDA from the coding sequence GTGTTTGATATGGATCCGGTGTTAATGAGCCGTTTGCTCACAACCATGACACTTTTATTTCACATTATTTTTGCAACACTGGGTGTTGGGGTTCCTTTATTTATATCTATTGCAGAGTTTATAGGAATCAAAAAGAAAGATCCACATTATCTTATGATGGCCAGAAGATGGGCAAGAGGCTTTGTTATTACAGTTGCTATTGGGGTAGTTACCGGTACCGCAATTGGCTTACAGCTCTCCTTATTATGGCCTAATTTTATGCAGGTAGCTGGTAATGTAATTAGCTTACCATTATTTATGGAAGTTTTTGCGTTCTTTTTTGAAGCGATTTTCCTTGGTATTTATCTATATACATGGGATCGGTTTAAGAATCAGATGATTCACTGGGCATTTTCCCTCCCTGTAATTATTGGTGGAGGAATGTCCGCGGTGTTTATTACGACGGTTAATGCCTTTATGAATACCCCTGAAGGTTTTACTACTGGACAAGACGGTTTTGTCACCATTAATCCGATTCAAGCAATGTTAAATCCGGCCACTCCAACAAAGGTATTCCATGTGTTGGCATCTTCCTATGTGACCGTAGCGGCTATTCTTGCAACAATTGCTGCATTTAGCCTGTTGAAAAAGAAGTCATCTGAATACCATAAAAAAGCATTGAAGTTAACCATGACGGCTACGTTTATTTTTGCTATCCTTACTGCAATAGCTGGTGATATGTCGGCGAAATTCCTTGCACAAGAACAACCGGAAAAGCTTGCTGCAGCTGAGTGGCATTTTCAAACAGAGGAAGGTGCAGATCTAATTCTGTTTGGGTGGTTAAACGAGCAAGATATGCCTGTAGGTGCTATACGATTACCTGGATTATTAAGTTTTCTTGCCCACGGAGACTTCAGTAGTGAAGTGACTGGGCTGGAGGAAATACCGGAGGATGAGCGTCCACCATTATGGATCCATTATATGTTTGACTTAATGGTTTCTATTGGAATGGCTCTAGTGTTAATTCCGTTGCTTTATTTAATTTTAATGAAGACGAAAAAGTGGAATGAGCATCATAAATGGATGCTACGTCTAATTGTGTTAGGCGGTCCACTTGCTATGCTCTCCATTGAGTTTGGTTGGATTTATGCCGAAGAAGGTCGCCAACCATGGATTCTGCGAGGCTTTATGAAGGTGGAAGAAGCTGCAACAACTTCTCCATATGTAGGTTTAATGTTTATCTTCTTTTTCCTCTTATATGCAACACTGGCGACGGTAGGAATTATTGTTCTACGCAAACTCTTCCGTAATAATCCAGTAGAAGTGGAATTGGAGAAAAAGTATCCTTCGATTGAAAAAGGTGATGCGTAA
- a CDS encoding diguanylate cyclase: MEKLFFYFLENMALIIALMFLGLKAKEVLLRKYKKIFSSLWVYPLFVTLLTVVVMYKPLEYEGMKIDLRAVPLFFVAYAGGWRLGILSGIIPLLFRIYLGGPTVLIGIVQTIIMPICFGAIFKHKQEDANKQHPILDLSKMMFYFVIFEVIQAIWMYWSTEVTVLITVSMFIFACIAAWSMGLIFNDAHRSLNMIKQLEILSYQDAMTHIPNIRYFKEKLQKMVERKESFAIAMIDVDFFKKYNDTNGHPKGDFVLRIIGKILYDSCGAADFVARYGGEEFIMCFQKTSLQQVSDITERLRRSVEAYIFEGEETQPGGFLTISIGVSYSNAGTSMEAIIEEADKALYQSKRNGRNRVTIAEKGDN, from the coding sequence ATGGAGAAATTGTTTTTTTATTTTTTGGAGAATATGGCTTTAATTATTGCATTAATGTTTTTGGGCTTAAAAGCAAAGGAAGTACTTTTACGGAAATACAAAAAAATATTCAGTTCTTTATGGGTGTACCCGCTATTTGTTACCCTCTTAACCGTGGTTGTCATGTATAAACCATTGGAATATGAGGGAATGAAAATAGATTTGCGTGCTGTCCCGTTATTCTTTGTTGCCTATGCTGGTGGATGGAGACTTGGTATACTTTCAGGCATTATACCACTTTTATTCCGAATATATTTAGGGGGGCCTACTGTTTTAATTGGTATCGTACAAACCATCATTATGCCAATTTGCTTTGGGGCCATTTTTAAACATAAACAGGAAGATGCAAATAAACAACATCCTATATTAGACCTAAGCAAGATGATGTTTTATTTCGTTATTTTCGAGGTCATTCAAGCTATTTGGATGTATTGGTCGACAGAAGTTACTGTATTAATTACTGTGTCGATGTTCATCTTTGCTTGTATTGCTGCATGGTCGATGGGACTCATTTTTAATGATGCACATCGAAGTCTAAATATGATAAAACAATTGGAAATATTATCATACCAAGATGCGATGACACATATTCCAAATATCAGATATTTCAAAGAAAAACTGCAAAAAATGGTGGAACGGAAAGAGTCCTTTGCCATTGCAATGATCGATGTCGACTTTTTTAAAAAATATAATGACACAAACGGCCATCCTAAAGGAGATTTTGTGCTGAGAATAATTGGAAAAATCCTTTATGATAGTTGTGGTGCTGCTGACTTTGTTGCAAGGTATGGTGGTGAAGAATTTATTATGTGCTTTCAGAAGACTTCTTTACAACAGGTATCTGACATAACTGAACGTTTACGAAGATCAGTGGAGGCATATATTTTTGAAGGGGAAGAAACACAACCAGGAGGATTTCTGACTATCTCAATTGGGGTGAGCTATTCGAATGCCGGAACGAGCATGGAAGCAATTATTGAAGAGGCTGATAAGGCTTTATACCAATCAAAAAGAAACGGTAGAAATCGGGTGACGATAGCCGAGAAGGGGGATAACTAA
- a CDS encoding TetR/AcrR family transcriptional regulator, whose protein sequence is MKLITEKFEKLGRPKQVRIIHAALKEFAAKGFEQASTNQIVKHAQIGKGMLFYYFTNKQELYQYLADYSLDLIMNEYLQHIDQTQPDFIERMKQAVRVKMSAFTENPYVFNFLGTILLAKETHLPQKLERRIQELQEIGNKIIYDGIDLTFFRDDVDVDKAFQLLRWSIEGYQNELITQLSGKKLSEMDMEPYWEEFYDYLDVLKTSFYKKQGG, encoded by the coding sequence TTGAAGCTCATTACGGAGAAGTTTGAAAAGCTGGGTAGGCCGAAACAAGTTCGTATTATCCATGCCGCACTCAAAGAATTTGCTGCAAAGGGGTTTGAGCAGGCGTCTACAAATCAAATTGTTAAACATGCGCAAATTGGCAAAGGAATGCTTTTTTACTATTTTACAAATAAGCAGGAGCTTTATCAGTACTTGGCAGATTACTCACTTGATCTCATTATGAATGAATACTTACAGCATATTGACCAAACACAACCCGACTTCATTGAACGAATGAAGCAGGCTGTTCGGGTTAAAATGAGTGCATTTACTGAGAATCCCTATGTTTTTAACTTTCTAGGCACCATTTTATTGGCAAAAGAGACTCATTTGCCTCAGAAGCTGGAAAGACGAATTCAAGAATTACAAGAGATTGGAAACAAAATTATATATGACGGAATTGATCTTACGTTTTTTCGGGATGACGTTGATGTAGACAAAGCATTTCAACTCCTTCGGTGGTCAATAGAGGGTTACCAGAATGAGCTAATAACACAGTTGTCCGGAAAGAAATTAAGTGAAATGGATATGGAGCCATATTGGGAAGAATTCTATGACTATCTTGACGTATTGAAAACCAGTTTTTATAAAAAACAGGGGGGATGA
- the cydD gene encoding thiol reductant ABC exporter subunit CydD, with translation MTSLKAYMLTKKKSLMIMLCLSILIGVMIVAQAYLLVTIIDGVFLQKQSFNEVLPLLGGLLFVFFLRTLFSYLSGRTGVKLGAKAKSFFRKSLLKKYSRNPLQASLQGQSGQKVSMMMDAVDEMDSYFSSYIPQVIRSAFIPLLILVVVFLEHVNTGWIMLITSPFIPIFMIIIGLQTKKKSEEQMEKLGEFSGRFLDTLQGLVTLKIFGQAKRQVEMIRQSSLGFRDATMEILKIAFTSSFMLELISMLSIGIVALEVALQLIIFDGITFYTAFLVLILTPEYYTGLKDLGSAFHNGQTSIGAAKKVMQELQQEEQVVVWGAVDLASELPPRISIQDVGFSYGEEQFSLSGIQAELAPRSNVAIVGRSGSGKTTLLHLLAGLLPVTEGSLLVNGGNLTSYKEEAWFNQLSYISQHPYIFAGTISDNIAIGANRSVTNTEIKAAAEQAGIAEMIERLKDGYETKIGEGGRGLSGGEMQRVALARAFLKRPSVIFFDEPTTGLDVHTEKVLQTSMEKLSEHATVITVAHRLHTIKKADIILYLENGRLKASGKHDNLLQTVPDYRRMVSIQQEGETQ, from the coding sequence ATGACTAGTTTAAAAGCTTATATGTTAACAAAGAAAAAAAGCCTTATGATTATGCTCTGCTTATCTATATTAATTGGAGTGATGATTGTAGCACAGGCTTATCTGTTAGTTACCATAATAGATGGTGTTTTTTTACAAAAGCAATCATTCAACGAAGTCCTTCCATTACTGGGAGGGCTGCTTTTCGTATTCTTTCTTAGAACCTTATTCAGTTATCTGAGTGGGCGCACTGGCGTTAAGCTTGGTGCTAAGGCAAAAAGCTTCTTTCGAAAATCCCTTTTGAAAAAGTATTCTCGAAATCCACTTCAAGCGTCCTTGCAGGGACAGTCGGGTCAAAAGGTAAGTATGATGATGGATGCCGTTGATGAAATGGATAGTTATTTCAGCAGTTACATCCCTCAAGTGATCCGCTCAGCCTTTATTCCATTACTAATTTTAGTGGTGGTGTTTTTGGAGCATGTAAATACAGGGTGGATCATGCTGATCACCTCTCCATTTATTCCTATCTTTATGATCATTATCGGGCTACAAACAAAGAAAAAGTCTGAAGAGCAAATGGAAAAACTAGGGGAGTTTTCTGGTAGATTCCTTGATACACTCCAGGGGCTTGTTACTCTTAAAATTTTCGGCCAAGCTAAGCGTCAGGTTGAAATGATTAGGCAGAGCAGTTTAGGTTTTCGTGATGCAACAATGGAAATCTTGAAAATTGCTTTTACCTCTTCCTTTATGCTTGAACTTATATCCATGCTGAGCATAGGTATCGTAGCACTTGAAGTTGCGCTTCAGTTGATTATTTTTGACGGCATCACCTTCTACACGGCCTTTTTGGTACTCATTCTTACTCCTGAGTACTATACAGGTTTAAAAGATTTAGGCAGCGCTTTTCATAATGGACAAACAAGTATAGGAGCGGCCAAAAAAGTGATGCAGGAACTCCAGCAAGAGGAACAGGTGGTAGTATGGGGCGCGGTAGATCTTGCGAGTGAACTTCCGCCACGCATATCTATACAGGATGTAGGGTTTAGCTATGGCGAAGAGCAGTTTTCACTTAGTGGGATTCAAGCTGAATTAGCACCCAGGTCAAATGTAGCAATTGTCGGTAGAAGCGGTTCAGGGAAAACCACTTTACTACACCTTTTAGCAGGGCTTCTTCCTGTAACTGAAGGAAGTCTCCTTGTGAACGGGGGAAATCTTACTTCATACAAAGAAGAAGCATGGTTCAATCAACTAAGTTATATTTCACAGCATCCGTATATATTTGCTGGTACCATTTCGGATAATATAGCTATTGGTGCAAATAGATCTGTAACAAATACAGAAATAAAGGCAGCTGCTGAACAGGCAGGTATTGCAGAAATGATTGAGCGCTTGAAAGACGGATATGAAACAAAGATTGGTGAAGGTGGAAGGGGTCTCTCCGGGGGAGAAATGCAACGGGTTGCTTTAGCACGTGCATTTTTAAAACGTCCATCTGTTATCTTTTTTGATGAGCCGACAACAGGCTTGGATGTGCATACAGAAAAGGTATTACAGACTTCCATGGAAAAGCTATCAGAGCATGCAACAGTAATTACTGTTGCACATCGTCTTCATACCATCAAAAAGGCAGACATCATTCTCTACTTGGAGAATGGAAGACTAAAAGCTTCTGGCAAGCATGACAACTTACTCCAAACCGTCCCGGATTATCGAAGGATGGTATCCATACAGCAGGAAGGTGAAACACAATGA